The following proteins come from a genomic window of Halomarina ordinaria:
- a CDS encoding DUF6789 family protein — protein sequence MDPIRSTIGGGIAATAVLLTLLLTLDAVLPGAEPLVFATFTGLCSIGGPPYCALASGTAFALTLLVFVALFAFAWPLLFAGFTWGLPGESGATHGLVFSFVLWLGYAAGVWIAVWRGWETLAQDVPLLAVTLFAYLVYGFVLGSGYDYLAGHRTFLDQGSAA from the coding sequence ATGGACCCGATTCGAAGCACCATCGGCGGGGGGATAGCGGCCACGGCGGTCCTGTTGACGCTGCTGCTGACGCTGGACGCGGTACTTCCGGGGGCGGAACCCCTCGTGTTCGCGACGTTCACCGGCCTGTGTTCCATCGGCGGTCCGCCGTACTGCGCGCTCGCCAGCGGGACGGCGTTCGCGCTCACGCTCCTCGTCTTCGTCGCGCTGTTCGCGTTCGCGTGGCCCCTGCTCTTCGCCGGGTTCACCTGGGGACTCCCCGGGGAATCGGGAGCCACGCACGGACTGGTGTTCAGTTTCGTCCTGTGGCTCGGGTACGCCGCCGGCGTCTGGATCGCCGTGTGGCGAGGGTGGGAGACGCTCGCCCAGGACGTCCCGCTGCTGGCGGTCACGCTGTTCGCCTACCTCGTCTACGGGTTCGTCCTCGGCAGCGGGTACGACTACCTCGCGGGCCACCGGACGTTCCTCGACCAGGGCTCGGCGGCGTGA